A window from Zingiber officinale cultivar Zhangliang chromosome 7A, Zo_v1.1, whole genome shotgun sequence encodes these proteins:
- the LOC122002530 gene encoding ACT domain-containing protein ACR9-like, with protein MASDEAVAIQVAKRAGELSVITINCPDQTGLGCDLCRTILEFGLRITRGDLSTDGQWCYLVLWVIPCSASSNIHWTSLKNRLISICPTWSFPFDIDSSNQPMHSQVYLMKLFSTDRKGLLHDVTRVLCELELLIHRVKVSTTPDCKAMNLFFITDGMELLHTQRRQDETREQLSAILGESLYSFEILPANGFQHGFSSLPPQVAENLFGLELVDNELCSHSVTPDMKNLKKPDLNFDNTLSHTSTLLQIHCVDQKGLLYDILRTLKDCNIQIAYGRFMSHTKGSREIDLFIQQTDGKKITDPEKQEFLFSRLRSEMLHPLRVMIVNRGPETELLVANPVELSGKGRPRVFYDSTLALKLLGICIFSAEIGRHSSSDREWEVYRFLLVDSNDLPLSSRHAKNHIVDRVRRTLMGW; from the exons ATGGCGAGCGACGAGGCGGTAGCAATCCAGGTCGCCAAGAGGGCCGGGGAGCTCAGCGTCATCACCATCAATTGCCCCGATCAGACGGGCCTCGGATGCGACCTCTGCCGCACGATCCTCGAGTTCGGCCTTCGCATCACCAGAGGAG ATTTATCGACTGATGGGCAATGGTGCTATTTGGTATTATGGGTCATCCCGTGCTCAGCCTCCAGTAACATCCATTGGACGAGTTTGAAGAACCGACTAATATCCATTTGCCCGACTTGGTCTTTTCCATTTGACATTGATTCATCGAACCAGCCTATGCATTCTCAGGTTTACCTCATGAAGTTGTTTTCTACTGATCGGAAAGGACTCTTGCATG ATGTCACACGGGTTCTTTGTGAGCTTGAGCTTTTGATTCACAGAGTGAAGGTCTCAACAACCCCGGATTGCAAGGCCATGAACCTTTTCTTTATTACTGATGGCAT GGAGCTCTTGCACACACAAAGGAGACAGGATGAGACGCGTGAACAACTGAGTGCAATCCTTGGGGAGTCTCTTTATAGCTTTGAGATTTTGCCAGCTAATGGTTTTCAACATGGCTTCTCCAGCCTTCCACCACAAGTTGCTGAAAATCTATTTGGCCTGGAGCTAGTAGACAACGAACTTTGTTCACATTCTGTCACTCCAGACATGAAAAATCTGAAGAAACCCGATCTGAATTTTGATAATACATTAAGTCATACTTCGACTTTGCTTCAAATTCATTGTGTTGATCAAAAGGGACTCCTCTATGACATTTTGAGGACATTGAAGGATTGCAATATTCAG ATAGCTTACGGGCGATTCATGTCGCATACGAAAGGCTCCCGAGAGATTGATCTATTCATCCAGCAAACTGATGGAAAGAAGATTACTGATCCAGAAAAGCAGGAATTCCTATTCTCTCGTTTGAGATCAGAAATGCTTCACCCATTGAGAGTTATGATCGTTAATCGTGGGCCCGAGACCGAGCTCCTCGTTGCCAATCCCGTTGAGCTTTCTGGAAAAGGAAGGCCTCGTGTCTTCTATGATTCCACTCTTGCTCTTAAATTGCTAGGGATTTGCATTTTCTCT GCTGAAATTGGCAGGCACTCATCATCTGATAGGGAATGGGAGGTCTATAGGTTTCTCTTGGTTGATAGCAACGACTTGCCTTTGTCAAGTAGACATGCTAAGAATCATATTGTTGATAGGGTGAGAAGAACTTTAATGGGCTGGTAA